The sequence TAGAGACCGCCGATTCCAAATACGGCGACCATTGATCCGAGGAAATAATTGCGAACTAACGTGCGAAGGAAACGTTGGTAGATGGACATGTATTCAACCTGCCTTCGTCTTGAGTCGGGTAACGTGCTTGTACAGTTTCGGTGAGGGCGGGTCGAACTCCTGCTGTAGAACGTATGAAGAACGAACCGGAGACATTCCTTGCATAAAAAAAGCTGCGACCGAGTAGCGGCCACAGCTTCTTTTTGCTAACAACAGCGGGTGACTTCCCCGGAATCGTAGCGTTCCTTCAAGCGTTGCAAGTAAAAGTCGCGCTCCGAGAGCGGTTCTTGGTCGGGATGGGTGGCGTTGTGATGCTCAAGATACTTTTCATAGTCGGGCATCCCGAAAATCGTCTTCACCGAGGAACGCGCCTTGCTCATCCAGACGAGGGCGTTCTTCATAACGCACCCCTCCTCTTTTGAGATTAGAGATTCAAGTTTTGGTTGGTGGACTGGATAAACGGTGTCTCCGAAAGCGGCGGAGTCTTGCGGCCGGAGAGAATTTGAATCCAGACCCGAGCTGCGTCGAGCACGATCAATACGACAATCGCCATGAAGATCCCGCAGACTACTGCGTCGAGACGGTCGTTGAAAATGATCTGGTTCATCTGAGCGGTCGTCTTCGCCGGTGCCAGCAATTTGCCGGCATCAAGCGATGCTTGGTACTTGTCAGCATGGACGAGGAAGCCGATCTTGAGGTCTTGCGAGAAGATCTTCATCCAGCCGGCTGCAAGCGTCGTGGTGAGCAACCAGATCAGCGGAATGACGGTGACCCATACGTGTTTGACTTTGCCCGATTTGAGCAGGAACGTAGTCCCGACGGTAAGCGCGATCCCCGCAAGCATCTGGTTGGAAATCCCGAACATCGCCCACAGCGAGTTGATCCCGCCGAGCGGATCGATAACGCCCGCGTAGAGGAAGTACCCCCATCCGGCCGTAATCAACGCAGAGGCAAAGATATTCGCGAACACATTATCGGTGCGGCCCATTGCCGGAACGATGTTGCCAAGCAAGTCTTGGAACATGAAGCGACCGATCCGGGTACCTGCGTCGATCGTGGTCAAGATGAACACCGCTTCAAACAGAATCGCGAAATGATACCAGAACGCGGTCATCGCGGAACCGCCGAGGAACTTGGTGAAGATCGCCGCCATGCCGACTGCAAGCGCCGGAGCGCCGCCGGTACGAGCGAGAATCGAGTTCTCGCCAACGTCCTTCGCCCATTGGGTGAGGGTCGCGGCGTCAACGGTGAAACCGAGCTTCTGGATGGCGATGACCGCCGAGTTGACGTCAGCGCCAAGCACGGCTGCCGGAGAGTTGATCGCGAAGTAGACGCCCGGCGTGAGCGCACAAGCGGCGATCAACGCCATGATGGCAACACCGGACTCCATCAGCATACCGCCGTACCCGATGAAGCGTGCGTGGGATTCCTTTTGCACCATTTTCGGCGTGGTGCCCGACGAAACGAGAGCGTGGAAACCGGAAATCGCCCCACATGCGATCGTGATGAACAGGAACGGGAACAACGGACCTGCAAAGACCGGGCCGGAGCCGTCGAGGAAGCTCGTGATCTTCGGCATGTGGATCTCCGGACGGACGATCAAGATACCGATCGCGAGCAAACCGATGGTGCCGATCTTCAAGAACGAAGACAAGTAGTCGCGCGGTGCAAGCAAGAGCCAAACCGGCAAGATGGAAGCGATGAAGCCATACCCCATGAGCATCCACGCGAGGGTGGTTTTCTCATAGTCAAAGTAGTGCGCGATGGACGAATCAGCCACAACTTGGCCGAAATAAAGTGCGAGCATCAACAGAACGAACCCGATCACGGAGCCTTCCAAGACGCGACCCGGACGGATGAAGCGCATGTACACGCCCATGAACAGAGCGATCGGAAGCGTTGCGAACACTGTGAAGGTAGCCCACGGAGAATGGAACATCGCATTGACGACGACCATTGCCAGAACTGCGATCAAAATGACCATGATCGCCAAGACACCGACCAAAGCGAGTGTGCCGCCAAACGGCCCGATCTCGTCTTTGGCAATTTGACCGAGCGATTTCCCGTTGCGGCGCATCGAGCCGAACAGAATCACGAAGTCTTGGACGGCACCGCCGAGCACGACGCCGACGAGAATCCAGATCATGCCGGGCAAGTACCCCATCTGCGCGGCGAGGATCGGACCGACCAACGGACCGGCACCTGCAATCGCTGCGAAGTGGTGACCGAACAACACCCACTTGTTGGTGGGGACATAGTCTTTGCCGTCGTCGTTGATTTCAGCAGGCGTTGCCCGCTTGTCATCGAGGCCAAAGACGTTTTTCGCCATGTATTTCGAGTAGAAGCGATACCCGATGGCATACGTGCAGACGGCTGCGATGACGATCCAAGATGCGGAAATCGTCTCGCCGTTGTTGATCGCAAGCAGCGCAAACGCTACGCCGCCGAGGACTGAGACCACCGTCCAGATCAGGATCGAGAGCAAATTTTTGTTCACGGTGTGAAGCTCCCCCTTCAAGTAACGGAATATATGAAACCGTTTTACTATTAGAATTATACGACAACTTTGTGAAATTATCATCCTTATCGATAAAAAAACCGACCGTTTCGGATCCGGTCGGTTCTAAACGCTTATAGATAGGAACGAGCTCCGATGTAACGCGGGCCCCAATAGCTGTCGTGGAGAGAGTCGATCTTCACACCGTGCGAAGACGTCGCGGAGATGAACTGGTCGTTGCCGATGTAGAGACCCACATGGGTCGCACCAGCGCCGTAGGTGGTGAAGAACACGAGATCGCCCGCTTTGAGCGAGTCAACGCCGGAGCCGCTTGCGTACATGTCAGCTGCCGTGCGCGGTGCGGAGACGTCGTACTGTGACAGAACATAGCCGACGAAGCCGGAGCAATCAAAGCCGGACGGAGTGCGCCCGCCCCATGCATACGGGGTGCCGAGGTACTTCTCAGCCGTGTCGATGACTTGATCTGCTGTGGTCGTGCCTTTCGCAGCGCGGAGTTTCGACGCAGCTGCTTGAATCGCCGGGCCGGTTTCCGTGCCCACTTTGCCGTTGACTTCGATTCCGTGGTCGCGTTGGAACGCGCGAACGGCGTCTGCGGTGATCTCACCGTAGTAGCCGGTGTTCTCCGGGTATGTAAAGTAGCCGAGCAGTCGGAGGTCCGCCTGCACTTGAGTAACATCATTGCCGGTCGATCCAATGGTGATGAGGGTCTGTCCGTACGGAACAGCTGCATGTGCTTGCACAG comes from Tumebacillus amylolyticus and encodes:
- a CDS encoding YbdD/YjiX family protein; protein product: MKNALVWMSKARSSVKTIFGMPDYEKYLEHHNATHPDQEPLSERDFYLQRLKERYDSGEVTRCC
- a CDS encoding C40 family peptidase, which encodes MKRIVQALFVAALVFVAPSLSTVQAHAAVPYGQTLITIGSTGNDVTQVQADLRLLGYFTYPENTGYYGEITADAVRAFQRDHGIEVNGKVGTETGPAIQAAASKLRAAKGTTTADQVIDTAEKYLGTPYAWGGRTPSGFDCSGFVGYVLSQYDVSAPRTAADMYASGSGVDSLKAGDLVFFTTYGAGATHVGLYIGNDQFISATSSHGVKIDSLHDSYWGPRYIGARSYL
- a CDS encoding carbon starvation CstA family protein; protein product: MNKNLLSILIWTVVSVLGGVAFALLAINNGETISASWIVIAAVCTYAIGYRFYSKYMAKNVFGLDDKRATPAEINDDGKDYVPTNKWVLFGHHFAAIAGAGPLVGPILAAQMGYLPGMIWILVGVVLGGAVQDFVILFGSMRRNGKSLGQIAKDEIGPFGGTLALVGVLAIMVILIAVLAMVVVNAMFHSPWATFTVFATLPIALFMGVYMRFIRPGRVLEGSVIGFVLLMLALYFGQVVADSSIAHYFDYEKTTLAWMLMGYGFIASILPVWLLLAPRDYLSSFLKIGTIGLLAIGILIVRPEIHMPKITSFLDGSGPVFAGPLFPFLFITIACGAISGFHALVSSGTTPKMVQKESHARFIGYGGMLMESGVAIMALIAACALTPGVYFAINSPAAVLGADVNSAVIAIQKLGFTVDAATLTQWAKDVGENSILARTGGAPALAVGMAAIFTKFLGGSAMTAFWYHFAILFEAVFILTTIDAGTRIGRFMFQDLLGNIVPAMGRTDNVFANIFASALITAGWGYFLYAGVIDPLGGINSLWAMFGISNQMLAGIALTVGTTFLLKSGKVKHVWVTVIPLIWLLTTTLAAGWMKIFSQDLKIGFLVHADKYQASLDAGKLLAPAKTTAQMNQIIFNDRLDAVVCGIFMAIVVLIVLDAARVWIQILSGRKTPPLSETPFIQSTNQNLNL